A region of Calypte anna isolate BGI_N300 chromosome 22, bCalAnn1_v1.p, whole genome shotgun sequence DNA encodes the following proteins:
- the SLC4A5 gene encoding electrogenic sodium bicarbonate cotransporter 4, translating to MDTLQHDGEEMEWKESARWIKFEEKVEEGGERWSKPHVSTLSLHSLFELRTCLQTGTVLLDLDGYSLPQIIDEVIEKQIEDGLLKAELREKISYVLLRKHRHQTKKPIHRSLADIGKSVSSNTARSPVRSPAAGAAFHRSTEDLRMRQSASYGRLRHAQSRSMNDISDTPSTDQLKNKFIKKIPKDAEASNVLVGEVEFLEKPFVAFVRLLQATMLGGVTEVPVPTRFLFILLGPAGKAKSYNEIGRAIATLMVDDLFSDVAYKARDREDLIAGIDEFLDEVIVLPPGEWDPNIRIEPPKKVPSAEKRKSVFSLNEVGQMNGTAGGAGAGGGGGGSDDGEMPEVHEIGEELAWTGRFCGGLYLDIKRKLPWFPSDFYEGFHIQSISAILFIYLGCITNAITFGGLLGDATDNYQGVMESFLGTAMAGSMFCLFAGQPLIILSSTGPILIFEKLLFDFSKGNGIDYMEFRLWIGLHSAFQCLILVATDASFIIKYITRFTEEGFSTLISFIFIYDAIKKMIGAFKYYPINSDFKPDYVTMYKCECIAPDPANATLFDASAPVAPNTTNTSLYNAINLTALDWTQLSKKECLKYGGSLVGKSCKFVPDLALMSFILFFGTYSMTLTLKKFKFSRYFPTKVRAFIADFSNVFSILIFCGVDACFGLDTPKLHIPSIIKPTRLDRGWFVFPFGKNPWWVYLASALPALLVTILIFMDQQITAVIVNRKEHKLRKAAGYHLDLFWVGILMAVCSFMGLPWYVAATVISIAHIDSLKMETETSAPGEQPQFLGVREQRVTGIIVFVLTGVSVFLAPILKYIPMPVLYGVFLYMGVASLNGIQFWDRCKLFLMPAKHQPDYVFLRHVPLRRIHLFTLVQIICLAVLWVLKSTVAAIIFPVMILALILVRRLLDFVFSQHDLAWIDNIIPEKEKKKEDDKKKKKKGNKGDSSSEEEFPPPSVIKIPMEPLPPQPRNGGPHCLSRKRSSTWSFAF from the exons ATGGACACTCTGCAGCACGACGGGGAGGAGATGGAGTGGAAGGAGTCAGCCAG GTGGATCAAGTTTGAAGAAAAggtggaggaaggaggggagaggtgGAGCAAGCCCCACGTGTCCACCTTGTCCTTGCACAGCCTGTTTGAGCTACGGACATGTCTGCAGACAGGAACAGTTCTCCTGGACTTAGATGGCTACTCCTTGCCCCAGATCATAG ATGAGGTGATTGAGAAGCAGATTGAGGACGGgctgctgaaggcagagctgcGGGAGAAGATAAGCTACGTGCTCCTCAGGAAGCATCGTCACCAAACCAAGAAACCCATCCACAGGTCCTTGGCTGACATTGGCAAGTCTGTCTCCTCCAACACAG cccGCAGCCCCGTCCGGAGCCCGGCTGCCGGCGCCGCCTTCCACCGCTCCACCGAGGACCTGAGGATGCGGCAAAGCGCCAGCTACGGCCGCCTGC GTCACGCTCAGAGCCGGAGCATGAACGACATCTCGGACACGCCGAGCACCGACCAG CTGAAGAACAAGTTCATCAAGAAGATCCCCAAGGATGCAGAGGCCTCCAATGTGCTAGTGGGAGAAGTGGAGTTCCTGGAGAAACCTTTTGTGGCTTTCGTGCGTCTCCTGCAGGCCACGATGCTGGGGGGGGTGACAGAGGTGCCCGTCCCCACCAG GTTCCTCTTCATTCTCCTTGGTCCTGCTGGAAAAGCCAAATCTTACAACGAGATCGGCAGAGCCATCGCAACCCTCATGGTGGATGAT CTCTTCAGTGATGTTGCCTACAAAGCCCGGGATAGAGAAGACCTGATTGCTGGCATAGATGAGTTTCTGGATGAAGTCATTGTCCTGCCACCTGGCGAGTGGGACCCCAACATTAGGATTGAACCACCCAAAAAAGTGCCCTCAGCTGAGAAGAG GAAATCAGTTTTCTCCCTGAATGAAGTGGGGCAGATGAACGGCACGGCTGGGGGAGCGGGTGCCGGGGGTGGTGGAGGAGGCAGCGACGATGGGGAGATGCCTGAAGTTCATGAAATTGGAGAAGAACTCGCCTGGACGGGCAG GTTTTGTGGTGGCCTCTACTTGGATATCAAGAGGAAGCTGCCCTGGTTCCCCAGCGACTTCTATGAAGGTTTTCATATCCAGTCCATTTCTGCCATCTTGTTCATCTacctgggctgcatcaccaATGCCATCACCTTTGGGGGCTTGCTGGGGGATGCTACAGACAACTACCAG GGGGTCATGGAGAGCTTCCTTGGCACAGCCATGGCAGGCTCCATGTTCTGCCTCTTCGCCGGGCAGCCACTCATCATCCTCAGCAGCACTGGCCCCATCCTCATCTTTGAGAAACTGCTCTTCGACTTCAGCAA AGGCAACGGCATCGACTACATGGAATTCCGCCTCTGGATCGGTCTGCACTCTGCCTTCCAGTGCCTTATCCTGGTGGCCACTGATGCCAGCTTCATTATAAAATACATCACCCGCTTCACTGAGGAAGGCTTCTCCACCCTCATAAGCTTCATCTTCATCTACGACGCCATCAAGAAGATGATTGGAGCCTTTAAGTACTACCCCATCAACTCCGACTTCAAGCCCGACTACGTCACCATGTACAAGTGCGAGTGCATCGCCCCCGACCCAG CCAACGCAACCTTGTTTGATGCTTCAGCTCCAGTGGCACCAAACACCACTAACACTTCTCTG TACAATGCTATTAACCTAACAGCTCTGGACTGGACTCAGCTGAGTAAGAAGGAATGTCTCAAATACGGCGGGAGCTTAGTGGGAAAATCCTGTAAATTTGTGCCTGACCTGGCCCTCATGTCCTTCATCCTCTTCTTTGGGACCTACTCCATGACTTTGACCttgaaaaaattcaaattcagTCGCTATTTCCCCACCAAG GTCAGGGCTTTCATTGCTGATTTTTCCAATGTTTTCTCCATCCTCATCTTCTGTGGAGTCGATGCCTGCTTTGGACTGGACACCCCCAAGCTCCACATCCCCAGTATCATCAAG CCCACCCGCCTGGACCGAGGGTGGTTTGTGTTTCCCTTTGGAAAGAACCCCTGGTGGGTCTACCTGGCCAgtgccctgcctgccctcctggTCACCATCCTCATCTTCATGGACCAGCAGATTACAGCTGTCATTGTCAACAGGAAGGAGCACAAGCTGCGG AAAGCTGCTGGCTACCACCTGGACCTCTTCTGGGTGGGCATTCTCATGGCTGTCTGCTCCTTCATGGGGCTGCCCTGGTACGTGGCAGCCACCGTCATCTCCATCGCCCACATCGACAGCTTGAAGATGGAGACAGAGACCAGTGCCCCGGGGGAGCAGCCCCAGTTCTTGGGGGTCAG ggagcagagggtgaCGGGCATCATCGTCTTCGTGCTGACGGGGGTTTCAGTCTTCCTGGCCCCAATCCTGAAG tACATCCCCATGCCCGTGCTCTATGGTGTCTTTCTCTACATGGGGGTCGCGTCGCTCAATGGCATCCAG TTCTGGGACCGCTGCAAGCTCTTCCTCATGCCAGCCAAGCACCAACCCGACTACGTCTTCCTGCGCCACGTCCCCTTGCGCCGCATCCACCTCTTCACCCTGGTGCAGATCATCTGCTTGGCTGTCCTTTGGGTCCTCAAATCCACCGTGGCTGCCATCATCTTCCCTGTCATG ATTTTAGCCCTGATCCTGGTGAGGAGGCTGCTGGATTTTGTCTTCTCCCAACATGACCTGGCTTGGATTGACAACATCATCCCcgagaaggagaagaagaaagaggatgacaagaagaagaagaaaaaaggcaacaaaggagacagcagcagcGAAGAGGAG TTCCCACCTCCCTCAGTCATTAAGATCCCCATGGAGCCCCTGCCACCGCAGCCCCGCAACGGGGGTCCCCATTGCCTCAGCC GAAAGAGGTCCTCCACCTGGAGCTTTGCGTTCTGA
- the MTHFD2 gene encoding bifunctional methylenetetrahydrofolate dehydrogenase/cyclohydrolase, mitochondrial → MTTALCPLRALGRSALRPPGLPRARRLHLSAHRQEAVVISGRKLARQIRQEARQEVEQWVAAGNKRPHLSVVLVGANPASHSYVLNKTKAAADVGISSETILRPASVTEEELLELISKLNNDANVDGLLVQLPLPEHIDERKICNAVTPDKDVDGFHVINVGRMCLDQYSMLPATPWGVWEIIQRTGIPTLGKNVVVAGRSKNVGMPIAMLLHTDGRHERPGGDATVTISHRYTPKEQLKQHTIRADIVVAAAGIPNLITADMIKEGAAVIDVGITRVQDPVTAKSRLVGDVDFEGVKKKASYITPVPGGVGPMTVAMLMKNTIIAAKKLLKPKELEALTA, encoded by the exons ATGACCACCGCGCTCTGCCCGCTCCGCGCCCTCGGACGCTCCGCGCTGCGGCCCCCGGGGCTCCCCCGCGCTCGCCGCCTCCACCTCAGCGCGCACAG GCAGGAGGCTGTTGTGATCTCTGGGAGGAAGCTGGCCAGGCAGATCAGGCAGGAGGCCCGGCaggaggtggagcagtgggtggcAGCTGGGAACAAGAGACCCCACCTCAGCGTGGTCCTCGTGGGTGCAAACCCTGCCAGCCACTCCTACGTCCTCAACAAgaccaaagcagctgctgacGTTG GAATCAGCAGTGAAACCATCCTCAGGCCAGCATCTGTCACTGAGGaggagctcctggagctgaTCAGCAAACTCAACAATGATGCCAATGTGGATGGGCTCTTGGTCCAGCTTCCTTTGCCTG AACACATTGATGAGAGGAAGATCTGCAATGCTGTGACTCCAGACAAAGATGTTGATGGCTTCCATGTCATCAACGTGGGACGCATGTGCCTGGACCAGTATTCCATGCTGCCAGCCACCCCCTGGGGGGTGTGGGAGATCATCCAGAGAACTG GCATCCCAACGCTGGGGAAGAACGTGGTGGTGGCAGGCAGGTCCAAGAACGTGGGGATGCCCATTGCCATGCTGCTGCACACTGATGGCAGGCACGAGCGCCCGGGAG GTGATGCCACAGTGACAATCTCTCACCGGTACACGcccaaggagcagctgaagcagcacaCCATCCGTGCAGACATCGTGGTGGCTGCAGCAG GCATTCCCAACCTGATCACAGCTGACATGATcaaagaaggagctgcagttATTGATGTGGGGATAACCAGAGTGCAGGATCCTGTCACTGCCAAGTCaaggctggtgggagatgtggatTTTGAAG GGGTGAAGAAGAAAGCCAGCTACATCACTCCAGTCCCTGGGGGTGTGGGGCCCATGACAGTGGCCATGCTGATGAAGAACACCATCATTGCTGCCAAGAAGCTCTTGAAACCCAAGGAGCTGGAAGCATTAACTGCTTAA
- the ARID5A gene encoding AT-rich interactive domain-containing protein 5A produces the protein MKERQTPIERIPHLGFKQINLWKIYKAVEKLGAYELVTGRRLWKNVYDELGGSPGSTSAATCTRRHYERLVLPYVRHLKGEEDKPLPPSKPRKQYKGSKATQGGEKTKRTKKEKGQEQVPPDKVKVEVATSVETTRDTEDTRDKGRSSPVVPSPSGVCPGPCQPHPEPARCLFSSFYSKGNHPIMSPLAKKKLLAQVTKAESLHCHKHPEPPQLPPAPHHHQEQRCPEPSGAQDTAPDVVGPIPSGSPGGREEERAPPTTTFTGCFHTYHNEGLKPPGSPPLWGGYFSSLKDFLEPTSSFPTQPEEPQDLRSKAWNRENQGAGTTTLRACWVPPRTGFVPTGKRSWEEEEEEEEEEEEEEEEEEDGEVALGSKIGATPHYGKDVRDVGVAKPKAVVAKGGYVVPPAPAGYTGAMLYFPASFGNLPEHLKTQGVPLAPSLSSINPFIIPAFPSPLVATSSSTQPSELVTRSLVTNPGHYPVSYQSSLRGQGLYPGGRWHSQPPSTPAFHHHTKL, from the exons ATGAAGGAGAGGCAGACGCCCATCGAGAGGATCCCCCACCTGGGCTTCAAGCAGA TTAACCTCTGGAAGATCTACAAAGCCGTGGAAAAACTGGGAGCCTACGAGTTG GTGACAGGACGCCGGCTCTGGAAGAACGTCTACGACGAGCTGGGGGGCAGCCCGGGCAGCACCAGCGCTGCCACCTGCACCCGCCGGCACTACGAGAG gcTGGTCCTCCCGTACGTGCGGCACCTCAAGGGGGAGGAGGACAAACCCCTGCCCCCCAGCAAGCCCCGCAAGCAGTACAAGGGCTCCAAGGCCACCCAGGGGGGTGAGAAGACCAAGAGGACCAAGAAGGAGAAGGGCCAGGAGCAG GTTCCTCCAGACAAGGTGAAGGTGGAGGTGGCCACCAGCGTGGAGACCACGAGGGACACGGAGGACACGAGGGACAAGGGAAGGTCCAGCCCAGTGGTTCCAAGCCCCTCAGGGGTGTGTCCtggtccctgccagccccacccAGAACCTGCCAGgtgcctcttctccagcttctaCTCCAAAGGCAACCACCCCATCATGTCCCCACTGGCCAAGAAGAAGCTGCTGGCCCAGGTGACCAAAGCTGAGTCCTTGCACTGCCACAAGCACCCGGAgcctccccagctgccccctgctccccaccaccaccaggagcAAAGGTGCCCAGAGCCATCAGGAGCTCAGGATACCGCTCCCGACGTGGTGGGACCCATTCCCAGTGGATCTCCTggtgggagagaggaggagagggctccccccaccaccaccttcacCGGCTGCTTCCACACCTACCACAACGAGGGGCTGAAGCCCCCTGGCTCCCCCCCTCTCTGGGGGGGTTATTTCTCCAGCTTGAAGGATTTTTTGGAGCCAACTTCCAGCTTCCCAACTCAACCAGAGGAACCCCAAGACCTGAGGAGCAAAGCGTGGAACAGGGAGAACCAGGGAGCTGGGACCACCACCCTCAGGGCCTGCTGGGTGCCCCCCAGGACCGGGTTTGTCCCCACGGGCAAGcgcagctgggaggaggaagaggaggaggaggaggaggaagaggaagaagaggaggaagaggaggatggggaggtggCTTTGGGATCCAAGATAGGTGCCACTCCCCACTATGGCAAAGATGTCAGGGACGTGGGGGTGGCCAAACCCAAGGCAGTGGTGGCCAAGGGTGGCTACGTGGTGCCACCAGCCCCAGCGGGTTACACGGGGGCCATGTTGTATTTCCCAGCCAGTTTTGGCAACTTGCCAGAGCACCTGAAAACCCAAGGGGTGCCCCTGGCAccatccctctcctccatcAACCCCTTCATCATCCCAGCCTTCCCCAGCCCTTTGGTAGCCACTTCTTCTTCTACCCAACCTTCTGAGCTGGTGACCAGATCTCTGGTGACCAACCCCGGGCACTACCCCGTGTCCTACCAGAGCTCCTTGAGGGGACAGGGGCTCTACCCAGGGGGGAGGTGGCACAGCCAACCCCCCTCCACCCCAGCCTTCCACCACCACACCAAGCTGTAG